DNA from Acidaminococcales bacterium:
AACTTCCAGGCCGTCAATGCCAGGCAACATTAAATCCAGAATTATCAAGTCGGGATTTTCTGTTTTAACTTTATTCAAAGCTTCTGCGCCGTCACTTGCCTCAATAGTCAGATAACCTTCCTTTTCAATGTGAAATTTGACCAGTTCCCTGATATTTTCTTCATCATCCACAATCAAAACTTTTGTTTTCATGACATACACTTCCTGTAAAACAAATTCCGAATGAAGCAAGTCAGGCTGATATCAAGGGCACTTTACCCGCGCGGCCCACAGGCCGGGCGGACGGCTTGAATTCACGGATTGCGGACGGCAGCTTTGCGCAAGTTCGGAATGGACTATTTATTGGTAAGCTCTTTAAAGCCCTTGCCGGCCTTAAACACAGGAACCGTCGACGCGGAGATGTTTATTTCCTCTTTTGTCCGGGGGTTTTTCCCTATGCGGGCGCCGCGTTCCCGCGCCTCAAAAGTGCCGAAGCCGATGATCTGCACTTTGTTTTTGCCGGCAACCTCATTTTTGATGCTGTCAAGCATTGCATTCAAAGCTTTTTCCGCATCCTTCTTGCTAAATCCCGTCTTCTCGGCTACGCTCGCAATAAGTTCCGCTTTGTTCATTCCTAATTCCTCCTAAAGAATTTTCATAACGCCAAATTATAATGCCTTTTTATCCTTGCACAAAGTTGCTAATTCGCTATATATACTGTTTTATCCTGCTAAAAAATTTTTCCTTGGCTATTTTTATTTTTTGCCTGCCGCCAAAACACGTCCAATTGTTCCAAAGTGAAGTCGCCCCAACTTTTCCCGCTCTGCTTTACGCAAGCTTCGACATGGCAAAACCTGTTTTTAAAACGACCGTTCGCGGCGCAAAGGGCAATTTCAGGATTGCAGCCGATATGCCGCGCGAGATTGGCCAAAGCGAAAAGCACATCGCCCAATTCCCACTCCATCATATCCGCCCGGCCGGCGGCTTGGGCCTTGCGCAACTCGCCTATCTCCTCATGCACCTTGTCCCATACGCCCGCTGTTTCCGGCCAGTCAAACCCCACCCGCCCGGCTTTGTCCTGAAGCTTGCAGGCGGCCATAAGCGCCGGCAAGCCTTCGGGAACGCCATCCAGGACGGATTTTCGTTCCTTGTACTCTTTTTTCTTGATCGCTTCCCAGTTTTTGATGACCTCCTGGGCGCCATCAACCTGTATGGCACCAAAAACGTGCGGATGCCGCCTGCGCATTTTCGCCACGACTTCGTCCACTACGTCCTGCATTTTGAAAAACCCTTTTTCTTCGGCAAGGCGCGCGTGAAAAACAACCTGCAAGAGCAGATCGCCCAATTCGCCGCAAAGTCCGGCGTAATCTTCTTTATCGATCGCCTCCAGCACTTCATAGGTTTCTTCGATCAGATACTGCCGCAGGGACTTGTGATCCTGCTCCATGTCCCAAGGACAGCCGCCGGGCGAACGCAGCCCGGCCATAATTTCCGCCAGGGGGGAAACATCCATCTGCCCCGGCGGCCGCCGCGGCACATAAAGGGACGTCAGGTGATCGATGTTTTTCATCCTGTCCAATTCAAATAG
Protein-coding regions in this window:
- a CDS encoding HU family DNA-binding protein, which codes for MNKAELIASVAEKTGFSKKDAEKALNAMLDSIKNEVAGKNKVQIIGFGTFEARERGARIGKNPRTKEEINISASTVPVFKAGKGFKELTNK
- the mazG gene encoding nucleoside triphosphate pyrophosphohydrolase produces the protein MEKQGKLTVAGLGPGAAGYLSMETISAMRRADEVILRTARHPAVEGLGEYGIAYSCLDDCYREENFTKVYERMAEICLEKARGANVLYAVPGSPLVAERSVSLLRSLARRENIEITVLPAISFLDVAFGQLNIDPADGLAIADALSPGEFSRAGDLPLIVTQIYDKRAASEVKLALMQTRPDEFPVIFLRRLGLPEQEMLTIPLFELDRMKNIDHLTSLYVPRRPPGQMDVSPLAEIMAGLRSPGGCPWDMEQDHKSLRQYLIEETYEVLEAIDKEDYAGLCGELGDLLLQVVFHARLAEEKGFFKMQDVVDEVVAKMRRRHPHVFGAIQVDGAQEVIKNWEAIKKKEYKERKSVLDGVPEGLPALMAACKLQDKAGRVGFDWPETAGVWDKVHEEIGELRKAQAAGRADMMEWELGDVLFALANLARHIGCNPEIALCAANGRFKNRFCHVEACVKQSGKSWGDFTLEQLDVFWRQAKNKNSQGKIF